One segment of Rubripirellula amarantea DNA contains the following:
- a CDS encoding efflux RND transporter periplasmic adaptor subunit, with translation MKLLAQAIVRLIIPLAILAGGGYGYTLLSVEVDDGKSRPTKEEAVRSRVQSLHVSDYDVKIETHGVVGPHNRVTLSAEVTGTIRSTERAFEVGSYFKSGELLLQMDSLDYQTALIVAREQHQLAKATLKLAETAHERMKSLSNRNSASDSERDSTFAALVQAQSQVEIAAAAVDQANRDLQRTKIYAPFDGRVASKLIGVGQLVSSGTVLGEVFAIDYAEVRLPIANRELRHLKLPEMEGDPTVSVELRDAIDSDSEAVWDAKIVRTEGALDPDSLELFAIARIDDPFALKSDHRILRIGQPVVAKIQGETLHDVVAIPRGAVRRLDMIYLIDGKERTLRSLSVDPLWTDSDNVVVPGGLLREGELLATTTLVYAPEGSVVEIIPDVDSGNAFAGEPAELEPTP, from the coding sequence ATGAAGCTCTTGGCTCAAGCCATTGTTCGTTTAATCATTCCTTTGGCCATTCTTGCCGGAGGTGGATATGGGTATACCCTCCTTTCGGTCGAGGTCGATGACGGAAAAAGCAGGCCCACCAAAGAAGAAGCCGTCCGCAGTCGTGTTCAATCGCTGCATGTCAGTGACTATGACGTCAAGATTGAAACGCACGGCGTCGTTGGGCCGCACAACCGAGTGACCTTGAGCGCGGAAGTTACCGGCACGATCCGGTCTACTGAGCGTGCTTTTGAAGTCGGCTCGTACTTCAAATCGGGCGAGCTGTTGTTGCAGATGGATAGCCTCGATTACCAGACGGCATTGATCGTCGCTCGTGAGCAACATCAACTCGCCAAAGCGACTCTGAAGCTTGCCGAAACGGCTCACGAAAGAATGAAGTCGCTTTCCAATCGCAATAGCGCTTCGGATTCCGAGCGAGACAGTACATTCGCTGCATTGGTTCAGGCGCAGTCGCAAGTCGAAATCGCAGCGGCAGCGGTCGATCAAGCAAACCGCGACTTGCAGCGTACAAAGATCTACGCTCCTTTTGACGGACGCGTCGCGTCGAAGTTGATCGGAGTGGGGCAATTAGTTAGCTCCGGCACGGTTCTTGGTGAAGTCTTTGCCATTGACTACGCCGAAGTTCGCTTGCCAATTGCGAATCGAGAGCTCCGGCATTTGAAGCTTCCGGAGATGGAAGGCGACCCGACCGTAAGTGTGGAATTGCGAGACGCAATCGACAGTGACTCTGAAGCCGTATGGGATGCGAAGATCGTTCGCACCGAAGGCGCGCTGGATCCCGATTCGTTAGAGCTGTTCGCGATCGCTCGAATCGACGATCCATTTGCACTTAAATCTGACCATCGCATCCTGCGGATCGGACAACCCGTAGTCGCGAAAATACAAGGCGAAACCCTCCATGATGTGGTCGCGATTCCACGAGGTGCCGTTCGTCGTTTGGACATGATCTACTTGATCGACGGCAAAGAGCGAACGCTGCGATCGTTGTCGGTAGATCCCCTGTGGACCGACTCGGACAATGTTGTTGTTCCGGGAGGGTTGCTGCGTGAGGGCGAATTGTTGGCCACCACGACTCTCGTTTATGCACCCGAGGGTAGTGTTGTGGAGATCATTCCGGACGTTGACAGTGGGAACGCCTTTGCTGGTGAGCCGGCAGAATTGGAACCGACGCCATGA
- a CDS encoding efflux RND transporter permease subunit, with amino-acid sequence MIRWFTVNGIAANFLMIAIMVAGGYVALNHVPLEVTPALSWDTVIVEMSYRGGTAKDVERAILIPIEEALEGVDGIESINADGSRGGARFHLDARRGKDLRELMDDVKARIDTITTFPAETEPPRVFIPESANYFDILEIAVMGDLSPHEMRRAARRVQRDLLEMPGISRVDIEGAKDAEVSIEVNVEKLLAYNLTFQDLADAIRGFSLDLPAGAIDSDSGTFVVRTRGQAYSESEYAEIPIRSSAGAEVRLGEVATVRDGFVEGDQKLLFNGKPALIVPVMRVGGESAIDIADKVHEYVRTASTRFPPGIELKIWDDESVAIRHRLSTLAWSLLQGGFFVLLILGLFIRPALAFWIVIGIPVSFAGAVLFMPWFGLTANVMSLFGFIIVMGIVVDDAIVTGENVYSKIMDGVPPLEAAVEGTREVATPVTFGALTTVVAFLPLMFFDGTWGDYARQVPPVVAPVLLFSLLESKWILPAHLKHLRKETGKGWFSRFQAGIAKGLERAIATFYQPVLRMAVRFRYAVIAGFIAVAMLMAGYCVGGRLGFVAFPTVDNTRISAYLDLPNDTPLEVTDRYVDRIEKALDELRAEFVDPGNGRSMVGNVVRLTGARRPGSGFDKSRGYMAFEVLPPDQRTVPGPKNSELATRWSDLVGEIPEASQFKTRSEDKLVRDRGYDDEELNIELRGPASPEKRKVARQIKALLEGYDGLKDQWASINDGQDELEISLKPRAAELGLTQAILASQIRQAFFGEEAQRLQRGVDDIRVMLRLPLEDRRSLHTLDRLKIRTPIGAQVPLDTVAEINFVKSPSHVERNDKAEILRLGASPIDEAVDVMGIAKELNPKLDALCSEAGLTYRYLGYVAEAEQTKRQTIIGSTLLLLTLYGLLAVALKSLVQPLYVLLAVPFAIIGALLGHIFLDLTPSYLSIFGMLALAGIAVNDTLVMVDFINRKQATGVSLLDAALEAGGKRFRPIFLTSITTFVGLLPLMMDDSIQAQFLIPMAVSLAFGVLFATGITLFLVPCAVMAGDDVGRRIKAIARWYMSPLSGRSNTATKAAEAQN; translated from the coding sequence ATGATTCGTTGGTTCACCGTCAACGGAATCGCTGCTAATTTCTTGATGATCGCGATCATGGTCGCCGGCGGATACGTCGCGCTCAACCATGTTCCGCTGGAAGTGACTCCCGCACTAAGTTGGGACACGGTGATCGTCGAGATGTCTTATCGCGGGGGAACAGCGAAGGACGTCGAGCGGGCCATTTTGATTCCGATCGAGGAAGCTCTAGAAGGCGTCGACGGTATTGAATCGATTAATGCTGATGGGTCTCGCGGCGGTGCAAGATTCCACTTGGACGCTCGTCGAGGCAAGGATCTTCGCGAATTGATGGACGATGTCAAAGCTCGCATCGACACCATCACCACCTTTCCTGCGGAAACGGAACCTCCGCGAGTTTTCATCCCAGAGTCCGCGAACTATTTCGACATCTTAGAAATCGCGGTCATGGGCGACTTGTCGCCTCACGAAATGCGACGAGCAGCGCGGCGAGTTCAACGAGATCTGTTGGAGATGCCCGGAATCAGTCGCGTTGATATTGAGGGCGCGAAAGACGCCGAGGTATCGATCGAGGTGAACGTCGAAAAACTGTTGGCCTACAACCTAACCTTTCAAGATTTGGCCGACGCGATTCGCGGTTTTTCTTTGGACTTGCCCGCCGGTGCCATCGACAGCGACAGTGGCACGTTCGTCGTCCGCACGCGAGGCCAAGCTTATTCGGAATCTGAATACGCTGAGATTCCGATTCGTTCGTCCGCGGGCGCCGAAGTGCGACTCGGAGAAGTAGCCACGGTACGCGACGGGTTTGTGGAAGGCGACCAGAAGCTACTGTTCAATGGCAAGCCCGCACTGATCGTTCCGGTAATGCGAGTCGGTGGTGAAAGTGCAATCGACATTGCCGATAAAGTGCATGAGTACGTTCGCACAGCATCCACGCGTTTTCCGCCGGGGATCGAACTGAAAATCTGGGACGATGAATCGGTGGCCATTCGGCATCGGCTCAGCACGCTCGCATGGTCGCTGCTGCAAGGCGGTTTTTTTGTCTTGCTAATCTTGGGATTGTTCATTCGACCCGCTTTGGCGTTTTGGATCGTCATTGGAATTCCAGTTAGCTTCGCCGGTGCGGTGTTGTTCATGCCCTGGTTTGGGTTGACCGCCAACGTGATGAGTTTGTTCGGCTTCATCATCGTGATGGGCATCGTCGTCGATGATGCGATCGTTACCGGCGAGAATGTCTATTCAAAGATAATGGACGGTGTTCCACCACTCGAAGCCGCCGTGGAAGGAACTCGTGAAGTCGCTACTCCCGTAACCTTTGGTGCTCTCACCACGGTAGTGGCATTCCTGCCGCTGATGTTCTTCGACGGTACCTGGGGCGATTACGCTCGTCAGGTCCCGCCTGTCGTGGCACCGGTGCTTTTGTTTTCGCTGCTAGAGTCCAAGTGGATTTTGCCGGCTCACTTGAAGCACCTTCGAAAGGAAACGGGGAAGGGTTGGTTTTCAAGATTTCAAGCGGGCATCGCGAAGGGGCTTGAGCGAGCTATCGCGACGTTCTATCAGCCAGTTCTTCGTATGGCGGTGAGATTTCGCTACGCCGTGATAGCTGGGTTCATTGCTGTAGCAATGTTGATGGCCGGGTACTGCGTTGGTGGTCGATTGGGTTTTGTTGCGTTCCCGACGGTCGACAACACACGAATTAGTGCGTACCTGGATTTGCCCAACGACACGCCACTGGAAGTCACCGATCGCTATGTGGATCGCATTGAAAAAGCGCTGGACGAATTACGAGCCGAGTTTGTCGATCCAGGCAACGGACGCTCGATGGTGGGGAACGTCGTCCGGCTAACCGGCGCACGTCGGCCAGGTTCTGGATTTGATAAGTCACGCGGTTACATGGCGTTCGAAGTGTTGCCGCCGGACCAGCGGACCGTGCCAGGACCAAAGAATAGCGAGCTTGCGACACGATGGAGCGACCTGGTGGGCGAGATCCCCGAAGCGAGCCAATTCAAGACTCGCTCGGAAGACAAGCTTGTTCGCGATCGCGGCTATGACGACGAAGAACTAAACATCGAATTACGAGGTCCCGCGTCGCCTGAGAAACGCAAGGTCGCTCGCCAAATTAAAGCGTTGTTAGAAGGCTATGATGGGCTCAAGGATCAATGGGCGAGTATCAACGACGGGCAAGATGAACTGGAAATCAGTCTGAAGCCTCGTGCGGCTGAACTTGGTCTTACCCAAGCGATCTTGGCTAGCCAAATCCGCCAGGCGTTCTTTGGCGAGGAAGCGCAGCGCTTGCAACGAGGCGTCGATGATATTCGAGTGATGCTGCGATTGCCGCTCGAAGATCGTCGCTCGCTTCATACGCTAGATCGGTTGAAGATACGAACGCCCATTGGTGCTCAAGTGCCTTTGGATACCGTGGCAGAGATCAACTTTGTCAAATCCCCTTCGCACGTCGAACGCAACGACAAAGCTGAAATCCTTCGCTTAGGAGCCTCGCCAATCGACGAGGCCGTTGACGTGATGGGAATTGCGAAAGAGCTGAACCCGAAGCTTGATGCACTTTGCAGTGAAGCGGGCCTGACCTACCGATACCTGGGCTACGTCGCCGAAGCGGAACAAACCAAACGCCAAACGATCATCGGATCCACGCTGCTTCTGTTGACCTTGTACGGGTTGCTTGCGGTCGCGTTAAAATCGTTGGTTCAACCGCTGTATGTTTTGTTGGCAGTTCCCTTTGCGATCATCGGCGCTCTTTTGGGGCACATCTTTTTGGATTTGACACCTTCGTACTTGTCGATCTTTGGCATGTTGGCGTTGGCGGGGATCGCGGTGAACGACACGCTCGTGATGGTCGACTTTATCAATCGCAAACAGGCGACCGGCGTATCGCTGCTTGACGCTGCCCTTGAAGCGGGTGGCAAACGCTTTCGGCCCATCTTCTTGACCTCGATCACTACTTTCGTCGGTTTATTGCCGTTGATGATGGACGATTCAATCCAGGCTCAGTTCTTGATTCCTATGGCTGTATCGCTGGCCTTTGGCGTCCTGTTTGCCACCGGAATCACGTTGTTCCTGGTGCCGTGCGCCGTCATGGCGGGCGATGACGTAGGACGCCGGATCAAAGCGATTGCTAGGTGGTACATGTCGCCTCTCTCCGGTCGTTCCAACACCGCAACCAAAGCGGCGGAAGCTCAGAACTAG
- the corA gene encoding magnesium/cobalt transporter CorA, with amino-acid sequence MPFFSKSFLPRRRSRKRPSVVVGTVPGTLVEREGVARGKIRVIQYERRSHTDQTVNSVDQLDDLIGEAKVKPRRVEPDNVAGVETSKPKMTNSRPVTWINIDGVGDVTTLKELAKRFDIHPLALEDAANVYQHAKLECYGESLFFVVRMPTGNQQFETEQVSIFLLDDVVITIQEKPGDCFDGLRNRISNSLGRIRSRGADYLTYAIIDAVVDSYFPVLERYGVELDEISHRLEGTESRSLPLHLHEIRADLLSIRKTVNQHHKAINDLVREGEGFIAADTSFYFRDCQDHLQRLMEAADTDRETCGELRELYFAILGEKNNDVSKVLTIIATVFMPIGAVAGVYGMNFDSNISQFNMPELSWAFGYPFALLLMASMAGSLLTYLYLKGWLTH; translated from the coding sequence TTGCCGTTTTTCTCAAAATCGTTCTTGCCCCGTCGTCGCAGTCGCAAGCGCCCCTCGGTCGTTGTCGGCACCGTACCGGGCACATTGGTCGAGCGTGAGGGCGTGGCGCGCGGAAAGATTCGCGTCATCCAATACGAGCGACGCAGCCATACCGACCAGACCGTGAATTCCGTCGACCAACTCGATGACCTTATCGGTGAAGCCAAGGTCAAGCCGCGACGAGTCGAACCTGACAATGTCGCAGGCGTCGAAACCAGCAAACCCAAGATGACGAACTCGCGGCCAGTAACATGGATCAACATCGATGGTGTCGGCGATGTGACCACGCTAAAGGAACTGGCCAAACGCTTTGACATCCACCCCTTGGCTCTCGAAGATGCCGCCAATGTCTATCAACATGCGAAACTGGAATGTTACGGCGAGTCGCTGTTCTTCGTCGTTAGGATGCCAACGGGTAACCAACAATTTGAAACCGAACAAGTCAGCATCTTCTTGCTCGACGACGTCGTGATCACGATTCAAGAAAAACCTGGCGATTGTTTCGACGGACTGCGAAACCGGATCTCGAATAGCCTTGGACGAATTCGAAGTCGAGGCGCTGACTACCTGACCTACGCGATCATTGATGCGGTTGTCGATTCCTACTTTCCAGTGTTGGAACGTTATGGAGTTGAGTTAGATGAGATCTCACATCGACTCGAAGGAACTGAAAGCCGAAGTCTACCACTGCACCTGCACGAAATTCGCGCTGACTTGTTGTCGATTCGCAAGACGGTCAACCAGCATCACAAAGCTATCAACGACCTTGTTCGCGAAGGTGAAGGATTCATTGCGGCCGATACATCGTTCTACTTTCGCGACTGCCAAGACCACCTGCAGCGATTGATGGAAGCCGCCGACACGGACCGCGAAACGTGCGGCGAACTGCGTGAACTCTACTTCGCCATCTTGGGTGAAAAGAACAACGACGTTTCGAAAGTTCTCACCATCATTGCCACCGTGTTCATGCCGATCGGCGCTGTTGCTGGCGTCTACGGGATGAACTTCGACAGCAACATTTCTCAGTTCAACATGCCTGAACTGAGTTGGGCTTTTGGCTATCCGTTCGCACTTCTGCTGATGGCGTCAATGGCCGGAAGCCTGCTTACGTATTTGTACCTGAAAGGTTGGCTCACGCACTGA
- a CDS encoding calcium/sodium antiporter: MVYLWLLLGLVVLVVGAELLVRGAVTLAEVARISPLVIGLTVVAFGTSAPELAVSTVSSLKGDSAIALGNVVGSNLFNVLLILGISSVIVPLSVSSQLVRLDVPIMIGVSVLAWLAALNGKIERWEGIGMLLIFAGYTGWLIRSGRNESHSANPDSEPAARVTWTKLVANVALLAIGLAMLVWGAKLLVDSATAIARAFGVSDIVIGLTIVAAGTSLPELATSIVAAAKGQRDIAVGNVVGSNVFNLLMVLATASVVSGTGVPVASQVIWFDFVVMVMSACLCWPMFFSHATVSRTEGLLLVTLYLAYTLLLIAESQSWPGVANAKAGFAFGVFPIVCIIVSVLAWRSRGDRIEPGAKLETS; encoded by the coding sequence ATGGTTTACCTTTGGCTGCTGCTTGGTTTGGTGGTGTTGGTTGTGGGAGCGGAGTTGTTGGTGAGAGGTGCGGTCACCCTTGCTGAGGTAGCCAGGATCTCGCCGCTGGTGATAGGGCTGACCGTTGTTGCGTTTGGAACAAGCGCGCCGGAGTTGGCTGTTTCGACCGTTTCGAGTCTGAAGGGCGATTCGGCGATTGCGTTGGGCAACGTCGTTGGCAGCAATCTGTTTAACGTTTTGCTGATCCTTGGAATATCGTCCGTGATCGTTCCCTTGTCGGTTTCGTCCCAGCTCGTTCGTCTCGATGTGCCAATCATGATCGGTGTGTCGGTATTGGCATGGCTGGCGGCTCTCAACGGAAAGATCGAACGTTGGGAAGGAATCGGCATGCTGCTGATATTCGCGGGTTACACCGGATGGCTGATTCGTTCGGGGCGGAACGAATCGCATTCCGCAAACCCTGATTCAGAGCCAGCGGCACGTGTGACTTGGACGAAGCTGGTTGCAAACGTCGCGTTGTTGGCAATCGGATTGGCGATGCTCGTTTGGGGCGCTAAGTTATTGGTCGATTCGGCAACGGCCATTGCACGAGCGTTTGGCGTTAGCGACATCGTGATCGGTTTGACGATTGTGGCCGCCGGAACTTCGCTGCCGGAATTGGCGACATCAATCGTGGCGGCCGCTAAGGGGCAGCGAGACATTGCGGTCGGCAATGTGGTTGGCAGTAACGTGTTTAACTTGTTGATGGTGCTTGCGACGGCCTCGGTGGTATCCGGGACGGGCGTGCCCGTAGCGTCACAAGTCATTTGGTTTGACTTCGTGGTAATGGTGATGAGCGCCTGCCTGTGTTGGCCGATGTTCTTTAGCCACGCGACGGTCAGCCGCACCGAAGGCCTGTTGTTGGTTACGCTCTATCTAGCCTACACGTTACTCTTGATCGCGGAATCGCAGTCATGGCCTGGGGTGGCGAACGCGAAAGCAGGCTTTGCGTTCGGCGTGTTTCCGATCGTTTGCATCATAGTCTCGGTGTTGGCTTGGCGGAGTCGCGGCGATCGAATCGAGCCCGGGGCCAAGCTGGAAACATCATGA
- a CDS encoding SLC13 family permease, with amino-acid sequence MNYEAWLTLSVVGVLLLALLKNLAPTDVLFVAATTILAVAGIISPEEAFAGFSNSGVLTVAFLFVVVAGLRETGVLDHVGHHVLGKAKSRGQAFFRLSVAVMPMSALLNNTPIVAMFVPIVMDWCRRNQVSPSKLLIPLSYLTILGGTCTVIGTSTNLVVNGLMIENGLPGMGMLELGKIGVPYAIVGALYLFFLGGKLLPDRAELLEQLGEARRDYVIEMSVESNCRLVGKTVEDAGLRQLPGLFLIEIERNSEAITPVRPEDRIESGDQLIFAGVVSGIIELEKIAGLVPVAESSVELSVSERRNRRMCEVVVSQNSSLNGMTIRDAEFRSRFGAVVLAVHRFERRLEGKLGDIQLQPGDTLLMQTQPDFVQAHRHDPAFYLVSMVDQWRPVRRDRAWIALTVFMILIVLMVTNWIPISIATGLAAVMMVALRCLSSDGARQSIEWQLLITIAASFGVGVALQNSGAASGIANVIVENTQTLGPLAALVMLYCSASILTEVITNNAAAVLLFPFCLELAKLYCVDARPFLIALTLAASASFMTPIGYQTNMMVYGPGGYRFADFLRIGAPLNVVLGIVAVILVPWFWPF; translated from the coding sequence ATGAACTACGAAGCTTGGTTGACGCTTAGCGTTGTCGGCGTGTTGCTGCTGGCGCTATTGAAGAATTTAGCGCCCACCGACGTTTTGTTTGTGGCCGCGACTACCATCCTTGCCGTCGCGGGCATCATTTCACCGGAAGAAGCGTTCGCAGGGTTTAGCAATTCGGGAGTGTTGACCGTCGCATTTCTATTTGTGGTGGTGGCGGGTCTGCGCGAAACCGGCGTTCTGGATCATGTGGGGCACCATGTTCTTGGGAAGGCGAAGTCGCGAGGACAGGCGTTCTTTCGTTTGTCGGTGGCGGTGATGCCGATGTCCGCGTTGCTCAACAACACGCCCATCGTTGCGATGTTCGTGCCAATCGTCATGGACTGGTGCCGCCGCAACCAAGTCTCTCCGTCAAAGCTGTTGATTCCTCTTTCCTACCTAACCATTTTGGGCGGAACGTGCACAGTGATCGGTACGTCGACCAACCTCGTCGTCAACGGACTGATGATTGAAAACGGGTTACCCGGAATGGGCATGCTTGAACTGGGGAAAATCGGTGTGCCTTATGCGATTGTGGGGGCTTTGTATCTATTTTTCCTCGGCGGGAAGTTGTTGCCCGATCGTGCTGAACTGTTGGAACAGCTAGGCGAAGCGAGACGAGATTACGTGATCGAAATGAGCGTTGAATCGAACTGCCGATTGGTTGGCAAAACGGTTGAGGACGCTGGCCTAAGACAATTGCCTGGCCTATTTCTGATTGAAATCGAACGCAACAGCGAAGCGATCACTCCGGTCCGTCCCGAGGACCGAATTGAATCGGGCGACCAATTGATTTTCGCGGGAGTGGTTTCGGGGATTATCGAACTAGAAAAGATCGCTGGGCTCGTCCCCGTTGCCGAATCAAGTGTCGAGCTTTCGGTGAGCGAACGACGCAATCGCCGGATGTGCGAAGTGGTCGTGTCCCAGAACTCGTCGCTTAATGGCATGACGATTCGGGATGCGGAGTTTCGATCTCGATTCGGTGCGGTGGTCTTGGCGGTGCATCGTTTTGAACGAAGACTCGAAGGAAAGTTGGGCGACATCCAGCTTCAGCCCGGTGACACACTCCTGATGCAAACTCAGCCTGACTTTGTCCAGGCTCATCGACACGACCCCGCGTTTTACCTCGTCAGTATGGTCGATCAGTGGCGTCCGGTTCGTCGCGACCGGGCCTGGATCGCCTTGACGGTGTTCATGATTCTGATCGTGTTGATGGTTACCAATTGGATTCCTATTTCGATTGCTACTGGTTTGGCCGCAGTGATGATGGTGGCTTTGCGCTGCTTGTCATCCGATGGGGCTCGTCAGAGCATCGAGTGGCAATTGCTGATAACCATTGCAGCGTCTTTCGGCGTTGGAGTGGCGCTTCAAAATTCCGGTGCCGCGTCTGGGATTGCGAACGTAATCGTAGAAAACACTCAGACCCTGGGCCCACTAGCAGCGTTGGTGATGCTGTACTGCTCCGCCTCGATATTGACCGAAGTGATCACCAACAACGCCGCTGCCGTCTTGTTATTTCCTTTTTGCCTCGAGTTAGCAAAGCTCTACTGCGTTGACGCGCGACCGTTTTTAATTGCTCTTACGCTCGCCGCATCCGCAAGTTTTATGACACCCATCGGGTACCAAACCAACATGATGGTTTATGGTCCGGGCGGTTATCGGTTTGCAGACTTTTTGCGAATCGGAGCACCGCTGAACGTGGTGCTCGGAATCGTTGCCGTGATTTTGGTGCCTTGGTTCTGGCCGTTTTGA
- a CDS encoding tetratricopeptide repeat protein yields MSARNHSKNVTKQPTNSKSAEGNPSHGESPSAIHPALQKAWHLIHRGEYTAAANLLSSAGRDTQVRNALGVCLMRLGRVDPAVDVFRSFVLMPGTLIERVEVSNACKRNFATALLMKGFPSGALSVLAATRDPDHIMAVRLHSAISQWEKSLSWLRWLDWKLNGVEPSKCHIKLDFEPGEFDFSVELPNPAGPSKPRKASLKMAA; encoded by the coding sequence ATGTCTGCGCGCAATCACTCTAAGAATGTTACGAAACAACCAACCAATTCAAAGTCAGCCGAGGGTAATCCATCTCACGGCGAATCCCCTTCGGCAATCCATCCCGCCCTGCAAAAAGCATGGCACTTGATCCACCGAGGCGAATATACCGCCGCGGCGAACCTGCTATCGTCAGCCGGTCGTGATACTCAAGTTCGAAACGCGTTGGGCGTTTGCCTGATGCGACTTGGACGTGTTGATCCTGCGGTCGATGTGTTCCGATCATTCGTCCTAATGCCAGGAACGTTGATCGAACGAGTCGAAGTGAGCAACGCATGCAAACGCAATTTTGCGACGGCCTTGCTGATGAAGGGGTTTCCAAGTGGAGCGTTGTCAGTCCTGGCAGCAACCCGAGACCCAGATCACATCATGGCGGTGAGGCTTCACTCGGCCATTTCCCAGTGGGAAAAATCGTTGTCTTGGCTTCGTTGGCTCGACTGGAAACTTAACGGCGTTGAACCGTCGAAGTGTCATATCAAGCTCGATTTCGAACCGGGCGAGTTTGACTTCAGTGTGGAATTGCCCAACCCCGCAGGCCCCAGCAAGCCTCGCAAAGCGTCGCTGAAGATGGCAGCTTAG
- a CDS encoding serine hydrolase domain-containing protein — translation MNHLRLLQTFLALLCSVSTLNGQDMPLGSWEQHGFSLKSRDQLQTYLAASVEDESVPGGIVIVIHQGEVVLKESFGYRHIKRQLPFELDTPFHAASLSKSIISTLVVALDADGSLDLDQPIDAYLPMASQLSMSDSQPATRMPTLRECLHHTGGFIADEEPGGRPWLEFRTQDMTLEEAVELELRMPLARQPGSKFAYSGIGYDIAGRIVEVVTGKLLEEVLQERLCQPLGMTSTTYYASSEQCEQMASFYWRWRSDGFFRRQLDDRIVSPGKYASVGGGIVTTADDLAKFMLMHRNGGRVDGKPWTKPEALLDQYRRKRPGAYYGIGFTLGPANRMAASDSESEVIENENGVLATWILHTGSSGTMFWLDRSTDTIGIIVTQQRYSSGEAIPESEKVIAKDAASWQQTLKKDWMDPILGWRPLRKDSPAAR, via the coding sequence ATGAATCATCTTCGACTATTACAGACCTTCCTGGCACTCTTGTGTTCGGTTTCGACTTTGAACGGACAAGACATGCCATTGGGAAGCTGGGAACAACATGGGTTTTCGCTCAAATCACGAGATCAGTTGCAGACCTATCTCGCCGCCAGTGTCGAAGACGAATCCGTCCCCGGCGGGATCGTCATCGTCATCCATCAGGGCGAAGTCGTGTTGAAGGAATCGTTTGGCTATCGGCACATCAAACGCCAACTGCCTTTTGAATTGGACACTCCTTTTCATGCGGCGTCGCTGTCGAAGTCAATCATTTCGACTCTGGTGGTGGCACTCGATGCAGACGGCTCGCTGGATTTGGATCAACCGATCGACGCGTACTTGCCGATGGCAAGTCAACTTTCAATGTCGGACTCACAACCTGCTACGCGAATGCCTACGCTTCGTGAGTGCCTGCATCACACCGGAGGCTTCATCGCCGACGAAGAGCCCGGTGGACGGCCTTGGCTTGAATTCCGCACCCAAGACATGACGCTAGAGGAAGCCGTTGAGTTAGAGCTAAGAATGCCGCTGGCTCGGCAACCCGGTTCCAAGTTTGCCTACAGCGGAATCGGCTACGACATTGCCGGACGCATTGTCGAAGTCGTCACCGGAAAATTGTTGGAAGAAGTCCTGCAAGAACGGCTTTGCCAACCGCTCGGCATGACAAGTACGACGTACTACGCCAGCTCGGAACAATGCGAGCAAATGGCCAGCTTTTATTGGCGTTGGCGAAGCGATGGATTCTTCCGTCGACAACTCGATGACCGAATCGTTTCACCGGGCAAGTACGCCTCGGTCGGCGGCGGGATCGTGACCACAGCGGACGACTTGGCCAAGTTCATGTTGATGCATCGCAACGGCGGGAGGGTCGACGGAAAACCATGGACGAAGCCGGAAGCGTTGCTAGATCAATACCGACGCAAGCGACCCGGTGCTTACTATGGCATCGGCTTTACCCTAGGACCAGCGAATAGGATGGCGGCGAGCGATTCCGAATCGGAAGTCATTGAGAACGAAAACGGAGTCTTGGCAACTTGGATTCTGCATACCGGATCGAGCGGAACGATGTTCTGGTTGGATCGTTCCACGGACACCATCGGGATCATCGTTACTCAACAGCGTTACAGCAGTGGCGAAGCGATCCCGGAATCCGAGAAGGTGATCGCGAAGGACGCGGCGAGCTGGCAGCAAACACTTAAAAAGGATTGGATGGACCCGATCCTTGGTTGGCGACCGCTTCGGAAAGACAGTCCTGCGGCGCGCTAG